In Bacteroidales bacterium, a genomic segment contains:
- a CDS encoding TonB-dependent receptor, with the protein MKIKCLIFCALLVSVATFSQKPVVKGHVLDATTGDPLPGVNIFFSNEHGVASDADGYYSIVAETGKTRMQYRFIGYNTIVRNLELREGETVTIDISMEAQTHLLNELVVSASRYEEKISDVVVSMEVINVATVERTHTISVESALQQVPGVMFLDDQVSIRSGNGYSYGVGSRVMLLVDDLPMLTGGGGEAKWGFVPLENLSQIEVIKGASSALYGSSALNGVINIRTAYPGEKPESSIIAYSGLYGEPKRREIAWWSDDKPFYSGARFSHSRRIGNFDLVAGANVHTDKGYRENENERSVRLNINTRYRSKRIEGLSGGINGNAMFSEGGNFLLWLDGDTGVYRASPSFDQNFRNTRFNLDPHLSYHTEKNRRHTLKGRIFKVTYDNDTIMHNYDDSYFAEYQYLKRLENDFSLTAGASATYIQSLSNLFGNAKHTANNQSIYFQTEKRYQKWRFSLGGRYELHAINDVREKSKPLVRAGINYQAGTYTFFRSSFGQGFRYPAIAEKYAATEVGALKIFPNDTLRPEYGWNAEIGVKQGFQMGNLRGYADAAIFWSEYEDMIEFTFGQHYPPEISNPTLNDFFKYTGFKAFNVSNARIAGFEISFIGEGKSGPVAYSFNAGYTFTDPVDKDFDKQKPLTTSTDKNILKYRFYHGAKLAVDAKYKKFSSGLNIDYHSYIINIDLAFEDSLRVNGIGLPIFILPGMYEYRQANNTGDVLFNWRIAWEPTAILRLSFIINNLFNREYMTRPADVGPPRSFAMQMALKI; encoded by the coding sequence ATGAAAATTAAGTGTTTGATTTTTTGTGCATTGCTGGTTTCAGTCGCAACTTTCTCGCAAAAGCCAGTAGTTAAAGGCCATGTGCTTGATGCCACCACAGGCGATCCATTGCCAGGTGTCAATATCTTTTTCAGCAACGAACATGGCGTAGCAAGCGATGCCGACGGCTATTACAGCATTGTGGCAGAAACCGGTAAAACACGGATGCAATACCGTTTTATAGGATATAACACCATTGTCAGAAACCTCGAACTGCGCGAAGGAGAAACAGTTACTATTGACATTAGCATGGAGGCTCAGACTCATTTGCTAAATGAATTGGTTGTCAGCGCTTCGCGCTACGAAGAAAAGATTTCCGATGTGGTTGTATCAATGGAAGTAATAAATGTGGCAACCGTTGAAAGAACGCACACAATTTCAGTTGAATCGGCCTTGCAGCAGGTTCCGGGAGTTATGTTTCTTGACGACCAGGTAAGTATTCGCAGCGGCAATGGATACAGCTATGGCGTAGGTTCAAGGGTTATGTTACTTGTGGATGATCTGCCAATGCTTACCGGGGGCGGTGGTGAAGCGAAATGGGGTTTTGTTCCACTTGAAAATCTAAGTCAGATTGAGGTCATAAAAGGCGCTTCTTCGGCGCTTTATGGTTCTTCGGCATTGAATGGCGTGATAAATATCAGGACCGCCTACCCGGGTGAGAAACCGGAAAGCAGCATCATTGCTTACAGCGGCCTGTATGGTGAACCAAAGCGCCGCGAAATAGCATGGTGGAGCGATGACAAGCCTTTTTATTCAGGTGCGCGGTTCTCACACAGCCGACGGATCGGCAATTTTGATCTCGTGGCCGGAGCCAATGTTCACACCGACAAAGGTTACCGTGAAAATGAAAATGAGCGCTCTGTCAGGCTCAACATCAATACCCGTTACAGAAGTAAGAGAATTGAAGGCTTGTCTGGTGGGATAAATGGCAATGCAATGTTCAGCGAAGGGGGAAACTTCCTGCTCTGGCTTGATGGCGATACAGGCGTTTACCGTGCATCACCATCCTTTGATCAGAACTTCAGGAATACGCGTTTCAATCTGGATCCGCATCTTAGCTATCACACCGAAAAAAACAGAAGGCATACGCTCAAAGGCCGTATTTTCAAGGTAACTTATGATAATGACACCATCATGCATAACTATGATGATTCGTACTTCGCGGAATATCAATACCTGAAAAGATTGGAAAATGATTTTTCGTTGACCGCTGGAGCCAGCGCTACTTATATCCAATCGCTATCGAACCTGTTTGGCAATGCAAAACATACCGCCAACAACCAATCCATATATTTTCAAACCGAAAAGCGTTATCAGAAATGGAGATTCTCGCTGGGTGGCCGATACGAACTACATGCCATCAATGATGTGAGGGAGAAGTCAAAACCTTTGGTCCGGGCAGGCATCAATTACCAGGCAGGAACTTACACTTTTTTCCGAAGCAGTTTTGGCCAGGGGTTCCGCTATCCGGCCATTGCTGAAAAATACGCTGCCACCGAGGTTGGGGCGCTCAAGATTTTCCCCAACGATACCCTGCGGCCTGAATATGGTTGGAATGCCGAAATTGGCGTCAAACAGGGTTTTCAAATGGGCAATCTGCGCGGTTATGCCGATGCTGCTATTTTCTGGAGCGAATATGAGGACATGATAGAGTTTACCTTTGGGCAGCATTATCCGCCTGAAATCTCAAATCCTACACTTAACGATTTCTTTAAATATACAGGATTCAAAGCATTCAATGTAAGTAATGCCCGCATCGCCGGCTTTGAAATCAGTTTTATCGGAGAAGGCAAATCAGGCCCGGTTGCTTACAGTTTTAATGCAGGCTACACTTTTACTGATCCGGTTGACAAAGACTTTGATAAGCAAAAGCCACTTACAACGTCAACGGATAAAAACATCCTGAAATACCGTTTTTATCATGGTGCAAAACTTGCTGTTGATGCCAAATACAAGAAATTCTCAAGCGGGCTAAACATTGATTATCACAGCTATATCATCAACATTGATCTGGCTTTTGAAGATTCGTTACGCGTGAATGGAATTGGCCTTCCAATATTCATACTTCCCGGAATGTATGAATACCGACAAGCCAATAACACCGGCGATGTACTCTTCAACTGGCGTATCGCGTGGGAACCTACAGCCATTCTCAGGCTTTCATTTATTATCAACAACCTCTTCAACCGCGAGTATATGACCCGCCCTGCCGATGTTGGCCCTCCAAGATCTTTTGCAATGCAAATGGCACTGAAAATTTAG
- a CDS encoding DNA translocase FtsK 4TM domain-containing protein, with product MSPKENQPKRNTLKNSSVPKNTSKGTKPKVRRKGKTFSFLKNEKYHLSVGVFLALLSIYLLFAFTSYLLNYFTGGVGIDDQAASESFRNIVFNDKLPVNNWGGRLGAFFGWQFIKAGFGIASYIFVFLLFLAGIKLSLKVKLLPWWRTLLFGLILVIWLSVTMGFFFREYDLSILAGVFGTYSTAWLEGLMGRVGTGIFLLFVIIIYLVFTVNLKLSGLVSERKPKQHNDVEEDDEDEQPDNLPRNIPKEDKFNTVEFAIDEKEGGSWSFAGKTSETEVKQTTANTKPAEKQKQAEQIADVELTIEQPSGNDNLPIDNNKEDTGHFTIDTPFDPTLDLASYRYPTFDLLDDYDDEGSKVQKEELEANKNRIVQTLGNYSIQIEKIRATIGPAVTLYEIIPAPGIRISRIKNLEDDIALSLSALGIRIIAPIPGKGTIGIEVPNQNPEIVSMKSILSSERFMSSKYELPFGMGKTIQNETFVADLTRMPHILMAGATGQGKSVGLNAIIASLLFKKHPSQVKFVMIDPKKVELTLFSKIERHFLAKLPDSEEAIITDTRKVVRTLNSLNLEMDMRYDLLKDAQVRNIKEYNTKFISRRLNPNESHRFLPYIVVIIDEFADLIMTAGKEIEVPLTRLAQLARAIGIHLVIATQRPSVNIITGSIKANFPARFAFRVISKIDSRTILDSSGAEQLIGRGDMLLSTGSDMMRLQCAFIDIHEIDKITDFIGSQRGYPDAFHLPEYYDEETEASESFDPNERDELFEDAARIIVAHQQGSTSLLQRKLKLGYNRAGRIIDQLEQAGIVGPFEGSKAREVRVAGEMALEQFLKDLYSK from the coding sequence ATGTCCCCGAAAGAAAATCAGCCGAAAAGAAACACTTTAAAAAACAGCAGCGTACCCAAAAATACGAGCAAGGGAACTAAGCCAAAGGTGAGAAGAAAAGGCAAGACATTTAGTTTTCTTAAAAATGAGAAATACCATCTTTCAGTTGGGGTTTTCCTGGCGCTGCTTTCCATCTATTTACTTTTTGCCTTCACATCCTACCTGCTGAACTATTTCACCGGTGGCGTGGGAATTGACGATCAGGCAGCTTCCGAGAGTTTCAGGAATATCGTGTTTAATGACAAGCTGCCGGTAAACAACTGGGGTGGACGCCTGGGCGCCTTCTTTGGATGGCAATTTATAAAAGCTGGTTTTGGGATCGCCTCCTACATATTTGTTTTCCTCTTATTCCTTGCAGGCATCAAGCTGTCGCTCAAAGTCAAACTCCTCCCCTGGTGGCGAACGCTGCTCTTCGGCCTGATCCTGGTGATTTGGCTTAGCGTTACAATGGGATTCTTTTTCAGGGAATACGATCTATCAATTCTTGCAGGTGTTTTCGGAACCTATAGCACTGCGTGGCTCGAAGGCCTGATGGGAAGAGTTGGTACTGGCATTTTCCTGTTATTTGTGATCATCATCTACCTTGTTTTCACGGTTAACCTGAAGCTAAGCGGTCTGGTTTCTGAGAGAAAACCTAAACAACATAATGATGTTGAAGAGGATGATGAAGATGAACAGCCTGATAATTTACCAAGAAATATTCCCAAAGAAGATAAATTCAATACAGTTGAGTTTGCCATTGATGAAAAAGAAGGCGGTTCATGGAGTTTTGCCGGCAAAACATCTGAGACAGAAGTTAAACAAACAACTGCCAACACCAAACCCGCTGAAAAACAAAAACAGGCAGAACAAATTGCTGATGTTGAGCTTACGATTGAACAGCCATCCGGCAATGATAACCTACCGATAGATAACAATAAAGAGGATACCGGGCATTTTACCATTGATACTCCGTTCGACCCGACCCTTGACCTGGCCAGCTACCGCTATCCCACTTTCGACTTGCTTGATGACTATGACGATGAAGGCAGCAAGGTTCAGAAAGAAGAACTGGAAGCCAACAAGAACCGTATTGTCCAGACTTTGGGCAACTACTCAATTCAGATTGAAAAGATCAGGGCAACGATCGGGCCTGCCGTAACCCTCTATGAAATTATCCCTGCTCCCGGCATAAGGATTTCAAGGATCAAAAACCTTGAGGACGACATTGCGCTAAGCTTGTCGGCGTTAGGTATCCGCATTATTGCGCCCATCCCCGGCAAAGGAACAATCGGTATTGAGGTTCCTAACCAAAACCCCGAAATTGTTTCAATGAAGTCCATCCTTTCGTCCGAAAGGTTTATGTCATCGAAATATGAACTGCCTTTTGGCATGGGCAAAACCATACAGAACGAAACTTTTGTTGCCGATCTTACCCGCATGCCGCACATCCTGATGGCAGGTGCAACCGGTCAAGGCAAATCAGTTGGATTGAATGCAATCATTGCGTCACTGCTTTTCAAAAAGCATCCTTCGCAGGTGAAGTTTGTGATGATTGATCCCAAAAAAGTAGAGCTGACACTTTTCTCGAAAATCGAGCGCCACTTCCTGGCCAAATTGCCGGATTCAGAAGAAGCCATCATCACAGATACAAGAAAGGTGGTTCGCACGTTGAACTCCCTGAACCTGGAAATGGACATGCGCTATGATCTGCTGAAAGATGCCCAGGTCCGGAATATCAAGGAATACAACACAAAATTCATTTCACGCCGGCTCAATCCAAATGAATCGCACCGTTTCCTGCCTTATATTGTAGTGATCATTGATGAGTTCGCTGATCTGATCATGACCGCCGGTAAAGAAATTGAGGTTCCGCTTACGAGGTTGGCACAGTTGGCGCGCGCCATTGGCATTCACCTTGTAATTGCGACCCAGCGGCCTTCGGTAAATATTATTACCGGATCAATCAAAGCCAATTTCCCGGCCCGTTTTGCTTTCCGTGTGATCTCAAAGATTGATTCACGTACAATCCTTGATTCTTCGGGCGCTGAACAATTGATTGGCCGTGGCGATATGCTGCTTTCTACCGGCAGCGACATGATGCGTTTGCAATGCGCATTTATTGATATACATGAAATTGATAAAATTACTGATTTCATTGGATCGCAAAGAGGCTACCCCGATGCTTTTCATCTGCCTGAATATTATGATGAAGAAACCGAGGCTTCGGAATCTTTCGACCCGAACGAACGCGATGAATTGTTTGAAGATGCTGCCCGGATCATTGTGGCACACCAGCAAGGTTCCACCTCATTGTTGCAGCGTAAACTGAAGTTAGGATACAACCGTGCAGGCCGTATCATTGACCAACTGGAGCAGGCAGGCATAGTCGGCCCTTTTGAAGGAAGCAAGGCCCGCGAAGTGAGAGTTGCCGGAGAAATGGCTTTGGAACAGTTTTTGAAAGACCTTTATAGCAAATAA
- a CDS encoding outer membrane lipoprotein carrier protein LolA: protein MKNTLFILLLMLSVSAYAQDKKAITLLNEVSEKTQSFDNIKIRFEYKMLNKSQGINESLDGWLLSKGDKYKLDVAGQQIISDGKTMWTFMESVNEVQINEPMNDEEGFNPRNFLKSWADKFKAKILSESGNEVVLELLPKEAAAFNKVHVKVDKNKKQLLAITMFDGTGNEFVYAIKDFITNESIPDSSFRFNPADHPGIEVIDLR, encoded by the coding sequence ATGAAAAACACACTTTTTATATTGCTGCTCATGTTGAGCGTAAGCGCCTATGCGCAGGACAAGAAAGCGATCACGCTTCTCAACGAAGTTTCAGAAAAAACCCAATCGTTTGATAATATCAAAATCCGGTTCGAGTATAAAATGCTCAACAAATCCCAGGGCATCAACGAAAGCCTTGATGGCTGGTTGTTATCAAAAGGCGATAAATACAAATTGGATGTGGCCGGGCAACAGATTATCAGCGATGGCAAAACCATGTGGACATTTATGGAATCAGTAAACGAAGTCCAGATCAATGAACCCATGAATGATGAAGAAGGCTTCAACCCAAGGAATTTCCTGAAATCATGGGCTGATAAATTCAAAGCCAAAATATTGAGCGAATCGGGAAATGAGGTAGTGCTCGAACTTTTACCCAAAGAAGCCGCCGCATTTAACAAGGTGCACGTGAAGGTTGATAAAAACAAAAAACAACTTCTGGCCATTACAATGTTCGACGGAACCGGCAATGAATTTGTTTATGCCATTAAGGATTTTATTACCAATGAATCCATTCCCGATTCCAGTTTTCGTTTCAATCCTGCTGATCATCCTGGCATTGAGGTCATTGACCTGCGTTAA
- a CDS encoding acylphosphatase, translating to MALHYDITITGKVQNVGFRFYAQKTAHELEITGFVKNSKDGSVHIEAEGEVENLKQFVAWCHKGPPWATVESVIVNQSPVMQLRGFLVE from the coding sequence ATGGCACTACATTACGACATTACAATCACCGGAAAAGTTCAAAACGTCGGGTTCAGGTTTTATGCTCAAAAAACCGCACATGAGCTGGAAATCACCGGTTTCGTAAAAAACAGCAAGGACGGAAGTGTGCACATCGAAGCCGAAGGTGAAGTGGAAAACCTGAAGCAGTTTGTAGCATGGTGTCATAAAGGCCCGCCCTGGGCAACGGTTGAATCCGTTATTGTGAACCAATCGCCTGTAATGCAACTCAGAGGTTTTTTGGTGGAGTAG
- the mnmD gene encoding tRNA (5-methylaminomethyl-2-thiouridine)(34)-methyltransferase MnmD — protein sequence MKYQLILTEDGSHTIYMEELNEHYHSVYGALQESRHVFINAGLKACNSQQVNILEIGFGTGLNALLTFFEAEARNQQIHYTACEPFPVTEMMWKQLNYATLFTEENASTIFDSMHATEFGREVQMNGNFTFQKIAQKIENANLLENHFHLIYFDAFAPAVQPELWTYQIFKKLFDATDNDGVLVTYSAMGEVRRSMTKAGFKVERLPGPPGKREMLRAMKKSYHYGSL from the coding sequence GTGAAATACCAGCTAATTTTAACTGAAGACGGCTCGCACACTATTTACATGGAGGAGTTGAATGAGCACTATCATTCGGTGTATGGGGCGTTGCAGGAATCCCGCCATGTATTTATAAATGCGGGCCTTAAAGCGTGTAATAGTCAGCAAGTCAATATCCTTGAAATAGGTTTTGGAACCGGCTTGAATGCGCTCCTAACATTTTTTGAAGCCGAGGCTCGAAACCAGCAAATTCATTACACTGCCTGCGAACCTTTCCCCGTGACAGAGATGATGTGGAAACAACTCAACTACGCAACATTATTCACTGAAGAAAATGCTTCAACAATTTTCGATTCGATGCATGCCACTGAATTCGGCCGTGAAGTTCAGATGAACGGGAATTTCACTTTTCAAAAAATTGCACAAAAAATTGAGAACGCCAATCTGCTGGAGAATCATTTTCACCTTATTTATTTCGACGCTTTTGCTCCCGCTGTACAGCCAGAGCTCTGGACTTACCAGATTTTTAAGAAACTGTTTGATGCAACTGACAATGATGGGGTATTGGTAACTTATTCTGCTATGGGCGAAGTACGGCGCTCAATGACAAAAGCGGGTTTCAAGGTTGAGCGATTACCCGGTCCGCCTGGGAAAAGGGAAATGCTAAGAGCGATGAAGAAATCTTATCACTATGGTTCTCTATAA
- a CDS encoding ketoacyl-ACP synthase III — MNTIITGTGSYIPSLVIHNSEFTKQIFFEKDESLIDTPGEVVVSKFRDITGIAERRWVNENQTNSDIAAIAAEKAISDAGIDRETIDQIIVAQNFGDVIKGSVQSDAVPSLASRVKHLLKINNPSCIPYDIIFGCPGWIQGMIQADSFIRSGLAKRCLVIGSETLSRVVDKYDRDTMIFSDGAGAVIVEARESDEKTGILSTSFMSHTNEEAGYLYMGKSNAPDSDPATRYIKMFGRKVYEYSLSNVPLAMKIAMDKSGIPIEDLKKVIIHQANEKMDEAIVKRFFKLYGVRVETSDVMPMNIHVLGNSSVATVPTLYDMILKGELNGHQIHEGDVILFASVGAGMNINAFVYKQ, encoded by the coding sequence CTGAATACTATAATTACCGGCACTGGCAGCTACATTCCAAGCCTTGTAATTCATAATTCCGAATTTACCAAACAGATTTTTTTCGAAAAAGATGAATCCCTCATTGATACTCCCGGCGAAGTAGTAGTAAGTAAATTCCGCGATATTACCGGCATTGCCGAGCGGCGCTGGGTAAATGAGAACCAGACAAATTCTGATATTGCTGCAATTGCAGCCGAAAAAGCTATCAGCGATGCAGGCATTGATCGCGAAACCATTGATCAGATTATCGTGGCCCAAAACTTTGGCGATGTAATCAAAGGTAGCGTACAATCCGATGCGGTACCCAGCCTGGCGTCAAGGGTCAAACATTTGTTGAAAATCAATAACCCTTCTTGCATTCCTTACGATATTATCTTTGGTTGTCCTGGTTGGATACAGGGGATGATACAGGCTGATTCGTTTATCCGCTCTGGTCTTGCCAAACGCTGCCTGGTGATTGGGTCAGAAACCCTATCGCGGGTAGTTGATAAGTACGACCGCGACACCATGATTTTTTCAGATGGCGCTGGAGCAGTGATTGTTGAAGCCCGGGAGTCGGATGAAAAAACAGGGATCCTCTCTACTTCCTTTATGTCGCATACAAATGAAGAAGCTGGTTATCTGTACATGGGAAAATCAAATGCACCCGATAGCGATCCTGCAACCCGCTATATTAAAATGTTTGGCCGTAAAGTTTATGAGTATTCCCTTTCCAATGTTCCGCTTGCAATGAAGATTGCTATGGACAAATCAGGAATCCCGATTGAAGACCTAAAAAAGGTGATCATACACCAGGCCAATGAGAAAATGGATGAAGCCATTGTGAAGCGCTTTTTCAAACTTTATGGAGTGCGGGTAGAAACAAGCGATGTGATGCCAATGAACATTCACGTGCTGGGTAATAGTTCAGTGGCCACGGTTCCAACACTTTACGATATGATTCTGAAAGGTGAGTTAAACGGCCATCAAATCCACGAAGGTGATGTAATCCTTTTTGCCTCTGTTGGCGCCGGAATGAACATCAATGCCTTTGTTTACAAGCAGTAA
- a CDS encoding 3'-5' exonuclease, producing MLNNLNISSILFLDIETVPQYANYLEVPETLRALWDHKTERLKQEETDTPEKLYERAGIYAEFGKIICISVGFFHGGKFRLKSFAAHDEKVLLEEFAQMLGKNFFKSNRLLCAHNGKEFDFPYIARRMLINQIPLPAILDHSGKKPWEVPHLDTMELWRFGDYKNYTSLELLATVFGIPTPKDDIKGSDVGKVYWQDNDLERISRYCEKDVVTIARLFLCYRGEKIFSDSMIEVV from the coding sequence ATGCTCAATAATTTAAACATCAGCAGCATCCTGTTTCTCGATATTGAAACGGTGCCACAGTATGCCAATTACCTTGAAGTTCCTGAAACTCTGAGAGCTTTGTGGGATCACAAAACCGAACGCCTGAAACAGGAAGAAACTGATACGCCTGAAAAACTATATGAAAGAGCAGGCATCTATGCTGAGTTCGGTAAAATTATCTGCATATCTGTTGGATTTTTTCACGGCGGGAAGTTCCGCCTGAAATCATTTGCAGCTCATGATGAAAAAGTGCTGCTTGAGGAGTTTGCACAAATGCTTGGTAAAAATTTCTTCAAATCCAACCGTTTGCTCTGTGCGCATAATGGAAAAGAATTCGATTTTCCCTACATAGCCCGGCGAATGCTGATCAACCAGATTCCGCTTCCTGCCATTCTCGATCATTCAGGCAAAAAACCCTGGGAGGTTCCCCATCTTGATACCATGGAACTTTGGCGGTTTGGTGATTATAAAAATTACACTTCGCTTGAACTGCTTGCCACTGTTTTCGGCATTCCGACCCCAAAAGACGATATCAAGGGAAGCGATGTAGGCAAAGTTTACTGGCAGGACAATGACCTGGAACGCATATCACGCTATTGCGAGAAAGATGTGGTGACAATCGCAAGATTATTTCTTTGCTACCGGGGCGAGAAAATATTCAGTGATTCAATGATCGAAGTGGTCTGA
- a CDS encoding gliding motility-associated C-terminal domain-containing protein, with protein MKKMHFPTIKPLIFTFLFLFSAVQIASSQIRTYLQEIEACPDELFSMPVYVEDLFGVDSFLIVINYDPAVLTQSGHENIHPSLLPDDFSIDYSTGVITMTFDSDIPLNIGNDNLVFFRFTPVSGSTDLNWDFTSGYYFQGQALAAEFIKGSVDVLPEITIELVQIPEEVCPESFDASVIASIGGGTPPYTYQWIGSPIQVLSDSIARNLAAGGSYTIRITDDKGCVKDSVFTVKTRTLNEIVITAVPDTVFISNPSVVFSAENLSDPFITNYFWRFGDGDSVNAAVPDAPHIYFNAKEFAKEGGQEYEVTLTVTNEFGCDTTILYTILLREAPIFVPNVFTPNGDGANDEFKIVRDDDKNKIISDEYLRLELEVFNRWGKRIYSSDNYQSNWDGGNASDGVYFYVLKAIGFYKIDTFKGAVHIMR; from the coding sequence ATGAAAAAAATGCATTTTCCTACTATCAAGCCGCTGATCTTTACCTTCTTATTTCTTTTCTCTGCTGTGCAGATTGCATCTTCGCAAATACGGACCTATTTGCAGGAAATTGAAGCCTGCCCGGATGAACTCTTTTCAATGCCTGTATATGTTGAAGATCTTTTTGGAGTTGATTCGTTTTTGATTGTAATTAATTACGATCCTGCAGTACTAACCCAGAGTGGACATGAAAATATACATCCCAGCCTGCTTCCCGATGACTTTAGCATAGACTATTCAACCGGGGTTATAACCATGACCTTTGATTCTGATATACCTTTAAATATCGGCAATGACAACCTTGTATTTTTCAGGTTTACGCCGGTTTCGGGCTCAACGGATCTTAACTGGGATTTTACAAGTGGATATTATTTCCAGGGCCAGGCACTAGCTGCAGAATTTATAAAAGGAAGTGTGGATGTTTTGCCTGAGATTACGATTGAATTGGTTCAGATTCCTGAAGAAGTTTGCCCTGAGAGTTTTGATGCCAGCGTTATTGCAAGCATTGGCGGTGGCACGCCTCCCTACACTTACCAGTGGATTGGCAGCCCGATTCAAGTGCTGAGCGATAGCATTGCCCGCAATCTCGCTGCCGGTGGGAGTTACACCATACGGATCACAGATGATAAAGGATGTGTGAAGGATTCAGTATTTACAGTCAAAACCAGGACCCTGAACGAGATTGTAATCACGGCGGTTCCTGATACAGTTTTTATCTCTAATCCTTCGGTTGTTTTTTCAGCCGAAAATCTTTCCGATCCTTTCATCACAAATTACTTCTGGCGTTTTGGTGATGGTGACTCCGTTAATGCCGCTGTTCCTGATGCCCCGCATATTTATTTTAATGCCAAAGAGTTTGCCAAAGAAGGCGGACAGGAGTATGAAGTAACGCTGACGGTGACCAATGAGTTCGGCTGTGATACAACAATCCTTTACACAATCCTGCTGCGCGAAGCTCCGATTTTTGTTCCCAATGTGTTCACACCCAATGGCGACGGCGCCAACGACGAATTCAAAATCGTTCGCGATGACGATAAAAACAAAATCATCAGTGATGAGTATTTGCGTCTCGAACTCGAAGTTTTTAATCGCTGGGGGAAAAGAATTTACTCAAGCGATAATTATCAAAGCAATTGGGATGGCGGCAATGCCTCCGATGGGGTATATTTTTATGTGCTGAAAGCGATCGGCTTTTATAAGATTGACACCTTCAAAGGTGCAGTGCATATTATGCGTTGA
- a CDS encoding TonB-dependent receptor: protein MSDEREILNANQKALAINLDPTIFGTFAEIGGGQEVARNFFQVGGASGTIAKTISAYDKRFSDALYCEGKEMKRYVSRERLELMLDTEYKEMVRLLAGTRDQNTRFFSFADTVSTINYQKTNVSHGWLGVDFQLEPGHLPNRVILHVRLHENDNLLQQNSLGILGVNLIYACFYFWEWPNTFLQSLLDNLSTDRVEITMIHMGGPQLGYIDNRLLAVQLVKNGMTSATMFDRYGKVQEPADMLYKKNILVFRGSFRPITYVGIDMLKTSFGIFKRDEDYDKENTLPLCEITLRNLLEEGVFDERDFLDRVDLLNSLGQNVMVSNYREFYKLVTYLSQFRIIKLRIVIGILTFRKVLDEKYYQNLKGGIMEAFGKLFPENAKMYIYPSLDSNGNLSNIQNIAVPPGIKHLFMHLLENRKILDIATANKKYMHIFSTHVLDKIKHGDHTWEEMVPRFVADFIKKKQLFGFEETK from the coding sequence ATGAGCGACGAAAGAGAAATACTCAATGCGAACCAAAAGGCATTAGCAATAAATCTTGACCCAACGATTTTTGGCACTTTCGCCGAAATTGGCGGAGGACAGGAAGTTGCCCGCAACTTTTTTCAGGTAGGCGGCGCATCGGGCACAATTGCCAAGACCATCTCAGCTTACGACAAGCGTTTCAGCGATGCCTTGTATTGCGAAGGCAAAGAAATGAAACGCTATGTTTCGCGCGAACGCCTCGAACTCATGCTTGATACAGAGTATAAGGAAATGGTCAGGCTGCTTGCAGGAACCCGCGATCAGAACACTCGTTTCTTCTCATTTGCCGATACAGTTTCCACCATTAACTATCAGAAAACCAATGTCAGCCACGGCTGGTTGGGCGTTGACTTTCAGCTCGAACCCGGCCATCTTCCCAACCGTGTGATCCTGCATGTACGCCTGCATGAAAACGACAATCTCCTTCAGCAAAATTCTCTCGGCATTCTTGGTGTGAACCTAATTTACGCCTGCTTTTATTTTTGGGAGTGGCCCAACACGTTTTTGCAGTCACTGCTTGATAATCTCTCCACCGACCGCGTTGAAATAACCATGATCCACATGGGTGGGCCTCAACTCGGCTATATTGACAACCGGCTGCTGGCGGTGCAACTTGTAAAAAACGGGATGACCAGCGCGACCATGTTCGATCGCTACGGTAAAGTTCAGGAACCTGCCGATATGCTTTACAAGAAGAATATTCTGGTTTTTCGCGGCAGTTTCAGGCCAATTACCTACGTTGGGATTGATATGCTCAAAACCAGCTTCGGCATTTTTAAACGTGATGAGGACTATGACAAGGAAAATACGTTGCCGCTATGCGAAATAACCCTTCGCAACCTCTTGGAAGAAGGTGTATTTGATGAACGCGATTTCCTCGACCGGGTTGACCTGCTCAACAGCTTAGGCCAAAATGTGATGGTTTCAAATTATCGTGAATTTTACAAACTTGTGACCTATCTTTCACAGTTCAGGATCATCAAACTCAGGATTGTTATTGGCATCCTCACTTTCCGGAAGGTTCTTGACGAAAAATATTATCAGAACCTGAAAGGTGGGATCATGGAAGCATTTGGCAAACTTTTTCCCGAAAATGCAAAAATGTATATTTATCCATCGCTCGACAGCAATGGGAACCTTTCAAATATTCAAAACATAGCTGTGCCACCAGGCATCAAACACCTGTTCATGCACCTGCTCGAAAACCGGAAAATACTGGATATTGCAACTGCCAACAAGAAATACATGCACATTTTTTCAACACATGTGCTGGATAAAATAAAACATGGCGATCATACATGGGAAGAAATGGTTCCTCGTTTTGTAGCAGATTTTATCAAGAAAAAACAATTATTCGGATTTGAAGAGACCAAATAG